A genomic region of Nymphaea colorata isolate Beijing-Zhang1983 chromosome 2, ASM883128v2, whole genome shotgun sequence contains the following coding sequences:
- the LOC116246657 gene encoding pentatricopeptide repeat-containing protein At5g44230 isoform X1: MCRRLCWCRRNLSSSIHSSRSSSNRFLHTSLINSNSTSSTTSSQSLLGSAHEDRDSIGSSIGTSCNDVPSFFLPFRSEWSSRNVAIFDVREERLVALLDRCASPLHLKLVHAHLLRHGLDQSNYVITKLLRTFTKLCTDMAYPRLLFRQVRWPNAFLWTALIRGYALNGPIAEALHLYGSMRRNGASPTSFTFSALLKACSAIGSVYAARGVQAHTMMLAFDSDLFVQNTLIDGYVRFGCLSDARKVFDEMPERDVISWTALIVAYARCSDMEAAQRLFNDSPHKDMVAWTAMICSYAQNAKPKEALQLFDRMCAAGVPTDEVTLVGVISACAQLGAASYAKWVHNVAEERGLDGNLVVGSALIDMYAKCGNIQEAYRVFEKMSERNVYSYSAMIVGLAMHGQSKSALEVFSCMKETDVKPNSVTFIGVLTACSHTGMVDEGRHCFTSMQDEYGILPSADHYACMVDLLGRAGRLEEAYEMIKSMPVEPHAGVWGALLGACRIHSNVDLAEIAARQLFKLEPDGIGNHILLSNIYAAVGRWEDVSSVRKMIREKGLKKSAGYSWFEAKDGRIHEFFAGDSSHPLSREIYVLLDELYEKLKILGHVPVLNSVVYDVSDDEKESILRRHSERLALAFGLLSTNPGTTIRIVKNLRICEDCHSFMRKASLVANRIIVETWRWIPTSPGFQ; this comes from the exons ATGTGTCGCCGCCTATGCTGGTGTCGTCGCAACCTTTCCTCTTCAATCCACAGCAGCCGCAGCAGTAGCAATCGCTTTCTTCACACATCCCTTATCAACAGCAACAGTACCAGCAGCACTACATCTTCCCAGTCCCTTCTGGGCTCTGCCCACGAAGACCGAGACAGCATCGGCAGTAGTATTGGCACCAGCTGTAATGAtgttccttccttcttcctccctttccGTTCGGAGTGGAGCAGCAGAAACGTCGCCATCTTTGACGTGCGGGAAGAGAGGTTGGTGGCTTTGCTGGATCGCTGCGCCTCGCCGCTCCATCTCAAGCTCGTCCATGCCCACCTCCTCAGGCACGGCCTGGACCAAAGCAATTATGTTATCACTAAGCTGCTGCGCACGTTCACCAAGCTGTGCACCGATATGGCGTATCCGCGCCTCCTCTTCCGCCAGGTCCGGTGGCCTAACGCCTTCCTGTGGACCGCCTTGATCCGGGGATATGCCCTCAATGGGCCTATCGCGGAGGCCCTCCATCTCTATGGCTCCATGAGGAGGAATGGCGCTAGTCCCACCTCCTTCACCTTCTCTGCCCTTCTCAAGGCTTGTTCTGCCATCGGTTCCGTTTATGCAGCTCGTGGGGTCCAAGCCCACACTATGATGCTCGCCTTCGATTCGGATCTCTTCGTGCAAAACACCCTTATCGACGGTTACGTGAGATTCGGGTGCTTAAGTGATGCTCGCAAGGTGTTCGACGAAATGCCTGAGAGAGATGTTATTTCATGGACGGCGCTGATTGTGGCGTATGCGAGGTGTAGTGATATGGAGGCTGCTCAGCGGTTGTTCAATGATTCACCACACAAGGATATGGTGGCGTGGACTGCCATGATTTGTAGCTATGCTCAGAACGCCAAGCCGAAAGAAGCACTCCAATTGTTTGATAGGATGTGTGCAGCAGGTGTCCCTACTGATGAGGTGACGTTGGTGGGCGTGATTTCTGCCTGTGCACAACTTGGTGCCGCTTCTTATGCGAAGTGGGTGCACAATGTGGCAGAGGAACGTGGGCTTGATGGAAACCTCGTTGTGGGATCAGCACTCATCGACATGTATGCGAAATGTGGGAACATCCAAGAGGCGTACCGAGTGTTTGAGAAGATGTCTGAGAGGAATGTTTACTCATACAGCGCAATGATTGTTGGCCTTGCAATGCATGGCCAGAGTAAATCAGCTCTCGAGGTGTTCTCCTGCATGAAAGAAACTGATGTCAAGCCAAATTCAGTCACGTTTATTGGTGTCTTAACTGCCTGTAGTCATACAGGTATGGTCGACGAAGGGCGTCACTGTTTTACCAGCATGCAAGATGAATATGGGATTCTGCCTTCTGCTGATCACTATGCTTGTATGGTGGATCTCTTGGGACGTGCTGGCCGATTGGAAGAAGCATATGAGATGATCAAAAGTATGCCAGTTGAACCTCATGCAGGTGTATGGGGTGCATTGCTTGGAGCTTGTAGAATTCACAGTAATGTGGATCTTGCGGAGATTGCAGCTCGCCAGCTTTTTAAGCTTGAGCCAGATGGTATCGGTAATCACATTCTGCTCTCCAACATATATGCTGCTGTCGGAAGATGGGAAGATGTATCCTCGGTACGGAAAATGATAAGAGAAAAAGGACTAAAAAAGAGTGCTGGGTATAGCTGGTTTGAAGCCAAGGATGGTAGAATTCATGAGTTCTTTGCAGGGGATAGCTCCCACCCTCTTTCCCGAGAGATATATGTGCTATTGGATGAATTATATGAGAAGTTGAAGATTTTGGGACATGTTCCTGTTCTGAATTCTGTTGTTTATGATGTCAGTGATGATGAGAAGGAGAGCATTCTTAGGCGGCACAGTGAGAGGCTGGCACTTGCCTTTGGCCTCCTTAGTACGAATCCTGGTACAACCATTCGCATTGTGAAGAACCTCCGCATCTGTGAAGATTGTCACTCTTTCATGAGGAAAGCCTCCTTGGTTGCAAATCGAATCATTGTG GAGACGTGGAGGTGGATTCCAACCAGCCCTGGTTTCCAATGA
- the LOC116246657 gene encoding pentatricopeptide repeat-containing protein At5g44230 isoform X2: MCRRLCWCRRNLSSSIHSSRSSSNRFLHTSLINSNSTSSTTSSQSLLGSAHEDRDSIGSSIGTSCNDVPSFFLPFRSEWSSRNVAIFDVREERLVALLDRCASPLHLKLVHAHLLRHGLDQSNYVITKLLRTFTKLCTDMAYPRLLFRQVRWPNAFLWTALIRGYALNGPIAEALHLYGSMRRNGASPTSFTFSALLKACSAIGSVYAARGVQAHTMMLAFDSDLFVQNTLIDGYVRFGCLSDARKVFDEMPERDVISWTALIVAYARCSDMEAAQRLFNDSPHKDMVAWTAMICSYAQNAKPKEALQLFDRMCAAGVPTDEVTLVGVISACAQLGAASYAKWVHNVAEERGLDGNLVVGSALIDMYAKCGNIQEAYRVFEKMSERNVYSYSAMIVGLAMHGQSKSALEVFSCMKETDVKPNSVTFIGVLTACSHTGMVDEGRHCFTSMQDEYGILPSADHYACMVDLLGRAGRLEEAYEMIKSMPVEPHAGVWGALLGACRIHSNVDLAEIAARQLFKLEPDGIGNHILLSNIYAAVGRWEDVSSVRKMIREKGLKKSAGYSWFEAKDGRIHEFFAGDSSHPLSREIYVLLDELYEKLKILGHVPVLNSVVYDVSDDEKESILRRHSERLALAFGLLSTNPGTTIRIVKNLRICEDCHSFMRKASLVANRIIVGNCFN; encoded by the exons ATGTGTCGCCGCCTATGCTGGTGTCGTCGCAACCTTTCCTCTTCAATCCACAGCAGCCGCAGCAGTAGCAATCGCTTTCTTCACACATCCCTTATCAACAGCAACAGTACCAGCAGCACTACATCTTCCCAGTCCCTTCTGGGCTCTGCCCACGAAGACCGAGACAGCATCGGCAGTAGTATTGGCACCAGCTGTAATGAtgttccttccttcttcctccctttccGTTCGGAGTGGAGCAGCAGAAACGTCGCCATCTTTGACGTGCGGGAAGAGAGGTTGGTGGCTTTGCTGGATCGCTGCGCCTCGCCGCTCCATCTCAAGCTCGTCCATGCCCACCTCCTCAGGCACGGCCTGGACCAAAGCAATTATGTTATCACTAAGCTGCTGCGCACGTTCACCAAGCTGTGCACCGATATGGCGTATCCGCGCCTCCTCTTCCGCCAGGTCCGGTGGCCTAACGCCTTCCTGTGGACCGCCTTGATCCGGGGATATGCCCTCAATGGGCCTATCGCGGAGGCCCTCCATCTCTATGGCTCCATGAGGAGGAATGGCGCTAGTCCCACCTCCTTCACCTTCTCTGCCCTTCTCAAGGCTTGTTCTGCCATCGGTTCCGTTTATGCAGCTCGTGGGGTCCAAGCCCACACTATGATGCTCGCCTTCGATTCGGATCTCTTCGTGCAAAACACCCTTATCGACGGTTACGTGAGATTCGGGTGCTTAAGTGATGCTCGCAAGGTGTTCGACGAAATGCCTGAGAGAGATGTTATTTCATGGACGGCGCTGATTGTGGCGTATGCGAGGTGTAGTGATATGGAGGCTGCTCAGCGGTTGTTCAATGATTCACCACACAAGGATATGGTGGCGTGGACTGCCATGATTTGTAGCTATGCTCAGAACGCCAAGCCGAAAGAAGCACTCCAATTGTTTGATAGGATGTGTGCAGCAGGTGTCCCTACTGATGAGGTGACGTTGGTGGGCGTGATTTCTGCCTGTGCACAACTTGGTGCCGCTTCTTATGCGAAGTGGGTGCACAATGTGGCAGAGGAACGTGGGCTTGATGGAAACCTCGTTGTGGGATCAGCACTCATCGACATGTATGCGAAATGTGGGAACATCCAAGAGGCGTACCGAGTGTTTGAGAAGATGTCTGAGAGGAATGTTTACTCATACAGCGCAATGATTGTTGGCCTTGCAATGCATGGCCAGAGTAAATCAGCTCTCGAGGTGTTCTCCTGCATGAAAGAAACTGATGTCAAGCCAAATTCAGTCACGTTTATTGGTGTCTTAACTGCCTGTAGTCATACAGGTATGGTCGACGAAGGGCGTCACTGTTTTACCAGCATGCAAGATGAATATGGGATTCTGCCTTCTGCTGATCACTATGCTTGTATGGTGGATCTCTTGGGACGTGCTGGCCGATTGGAAGAAGCATATGAGATGATCAAAAGTATGCCAGTTGAACCTCATGCAGGTGTATGGGGTGCATTGCTTGGAGCTTGTAGAATTCACAGTAATGTGGATCTTGCGGAGATTGCAGCTCGCCAGCTTTTTAAGCTTGAGCCAGATGGTATCGGTAATCACATTCTGCTCTCCAACATATATGCTGCTGTCGGAAGATGGGAAGATGTATCCTCGGTACGGAAAATGATAAGAGAAAAAGGACTAAAAAAGAGTGCTGGGTATAGCTGGTTTGAAGCCAAGGATGGTAGAATTCATGAGTTCTTTGCAGGGGATAGCTCCCACCCTCTTTCCCGAGAGATATATGTGCTATTGGATGAATTATATGAGAAGTTGAAGATTTTGGGACATGTTCCTGTTCTGAATTCTGTTGTTTATGATGTCAGTGATGATGAGAAGGAGAGCATTCTTAGGCGGCACAGTGAGAGGCTGGCACTTGCCTTTGGCCTCCTTAGTACGAATCCTGGTACAACCATTCGCATTGTGAAGAACCTCCGCATCTGTGAAGATTGTCACTCTTTCATGAGGAAAGCCTCCTTGGTTGCAAATCGAATCATTGTG GGAAATTGCTTCAATTAA